One genomic region from Salvelinus fontinalis isolate EN_2023a chromosome 18, ASM2944872v1, whole genome shotgun sequence encodes:
- the LOC129815954 gene encoding serine/threonine-protein kinase Sgk2-like gives MDNWSQLQSANSTDVNLGHSHNPHAKPSDFEILAIIGKGTFGKVLLAKLKSGNKFYAVKVLQKKIVLKKKEQKNIMAERNVLLKSMKHPFLVGLHYSFQTPEKLYFVMDYVNGGELFYHLQREHCFSEPRARFYTAELASAIGYLHSHNIVYRDLKPENVLLDSEGHVVLTDFGLCKEGIDPESTTSTFCGTPEYLSPEVLKQQPYDHTVDWWCLGTVLYEMIYGLPPFYSQDMSEMYDNILHRPLSLPGGASSVACDLLMGLLQKDHHRRLGAIADFLEVKNHTFFSPINWDDLYHRRIKPPYNPNVKGPADMQHIDPEFTKEMVSGSVGVTPEFSNLSTSSPNAFTGFSYVSSDDNFL, from the exons ATGGATAATTGGAGTCAG CTTCAATCAGCAAACTCCACTGACGTCAACCTTGGTCACTCACACAATCCTCA TGCCAAGCCATCCGACTTTGAAATCCTGGCTATAATTGGGAAAGGAACATTTGGGAAG GTTCTTCTTGCCAAACTGAAATCCGGCAACAAGTTCTATGCTGTGAAAGTGCTGCAGAAAAAAATCGTACTGAAGAAAAAAGAG CAAAAGAACATCATGGCAGAGAGGAATGTGCTGCTCAAGAGTATGAAACATCCCTTCCTGGTAGGGCTCCACTACTCGTTCCAGACCCCAGAGAAGCTCTACTTTGTCATGGATTACGTCAATGGAGGAGAG CTTTTCTATCACCTTCAGCGAGAGCACTGCTTCTCAGAGCCACGGGCTCGCTTCTACACGGCTGAGTTGGCCAGTGCCATCGGCTACTTACACTCGCACAACATTGTTTACAG AGACTTGAAGCCCGAGAATGTCCTGCTAGACTCCGAG GGCCATGTTGTGTTGACTGACTTTGGCTTGTGTAAAGAGGGGATAGACCCGGAGTCCACCACCTCCACTTTCTGTGGAACCCCAGAG TATTTGTCTCCGGAGGTGTTGAAACAGCAGCCCTATGACCACACGGTAGACTGGTGGTGTCTGGGAACTGTACTTTATGAGATGATATATGGGCTG CCCCCCTTCTATAGCCAGGATATGTCTGAGATGTATGACAACATCCTCCACAGGCCCTTGAGTCTGCCAGGGGGGGCCAGCTCTGTGGCGTGTGACCTGCTGATGGGCCTCCTACAGAAAGACCATCATCGCAGGTTGGGTGCTATCGCAGACTTT CTCGAAGTTAAAAACCATACTTTTTTCTCGCCGATAAACTGGGATGACCTTTACCATCGGAGAATCAAACCTCCATACAACCCCAACGTG AAAGGCCCAGCAGACATGCAGCATATTGATCCAGAGTTCACCAAAGAGATGGTGTCAGGCTCTGTGGGGGTTACCCCTGAATTCTCCAACTTATCAACCAGCAGCCCAAATGCTTTCACTGGCTTCTCCTATGTCTCCAGTGATGACAACTTCCTCTAG
- the LOC129814994 gene encoding intraflagellar transport protein 52 homolog codes for MDKEQRSSVVFNASKRELFTANNGYKSLQKRLREQWKIQSMKEELSLEKLKGVKLWITAGPREKFTAAELEVLKQYLDGGGDVLVMLGEGGEMKYDTNINFLLEEFGIMVNNDAVVRNVYYKYFHPKEALVSNGVLNREISRAAGKVVTGIIEDESVGNNAQALTFVYPYGATLSVMKPAVAVLSTGSVCFPLNRPVLAFYQVKEAGKLAVMGSCHMFSDQYLDKEENSKIMDVVFQWLMGDNINLNQIDAEDPEITDYTMLPDTGCLSERLRVCLQEGEENPRDFTSLFDMSLLKLSTNTLPQVISSYKQMNVKHEPLQLITPQFETPLPQLEPAVFPPAFRDLPPPMLDLFDLDETFSSEKVRLAQLSNKCTDDDLEFYVRKCGDILGVTGKLDKDQRDAKHILEHIFFQVVEFKKLNQEHDLDTETRFSPF; via the exons ATGGATAAGGAGCAGCGCAGCAGTGTTGTTTTTAACGCATCCAAGAGAGAACTGTTCACAGCCAACAATGGTTACAAGTCCCTGCAGAAGAGACTCAGGGAACAATGGAAGATTCAGAG CATGAAAGAGGAGCTCTCCTTGGAGAAGTTGAAGGGTGTGAAGTTGTGGATTACTGCTGGCCCCAGGGAAAAGTTCACTGCTGCTGAG TTGGAGGTCCTGAAGCAGTACCTGGATGGGGGAGGAGATGTCCTTGTGATGCTGGGTGAAGGAGGGGAGATGAAGTATGACACCAATATCAACTTCCTCCTTGAGGAGTTTGGGATAATGGTCAATAATG ATGCTGTCGTGAGGAATGTTTACTACAAGTATTTCCATCCAAAAGAAGCACTTGTGTCCAATGGTGTTCTGAACAG AGAGATCAGTCGGGCTGCAGGCAAAGTGGTGACGGGGATCATCGAAGATGAAAGTGTCGGGAACAATGCACA GGCCCTCACATTTGTGTACCCGTATGGAGCGACACTGAGCGTGATGAAGCCTGCTGTGGCTGTTCTCTCCACTGGGTCCGTCTGCTTCCCCCTCAACAGGCCTGTCCTCGCCTTCTATCAGGTCAAG GAGGCAGGCAAACTGGCAGTGATGGGGTCCTGTCACATGTTCAGTGACCAGTACCTGGACAAAGAGGAGAACAGTAAAATAATG GATGTAGTTTTCCAGTGGCTCATGGGTGATAACATTAATCTGAACCAGATAGATGCAGAGGACCCCGAG ATCACAGATTACACCATGCTACCAGACACTGGCTGCCTGTCTGAGCGACTGCGAGTATGCTTGCAAGAGGGAGAGGAAAATCCAAGAGACTTTACCTCCCTGTTTGACATGTCTCTACTCAAACTATCAACAAACACGTTGCCCCAAGTCATCAG TTCCTACAAGCAGATGAATGTCAAACATGAGCCCCTCCAGCTGATCACACCTCAGTTTGAGACTCCCCTTCCACAGCTGGAGCCTGCT GTCTTCCCGCCTGCCTTCAGGGATCTGCCTCCCCCCATGCTTGACCTCTTTGACCTGGATGAAACCTTCTCTTCTGAGAAGGTGCGATTGGCACAGCTCTCCAACAAAT GCACAGACGATGATCTAGAGTTCTACGTGAGGAAGTGTGGGGACATCTTGGGGGTGACGGGGAAGTTGGATAAAGATCAGAGGGATGCCAAACACATCCTGGAGCACATCTTCTTCCAGGTCGTGGAGTTCAAGAAGCTCAATCAG GAACATGATCTTGACACAGAGACCAGGTTTTCCCCGTTCTGA